The window ATCGCGCGCACCTCGCAGGCCATCGGCGACGTCAACACGCTGCCGCTCGAACTCCAGGGGCTGACCTCGACCGTGACGACGCCCTCGATCTACGCCCTGGGCACGGTCACGACGCTGCTGTCGTTCTTCGTCATCGGCCTGGCGCTGGGCGCGGCCTTCCTGCTGCGGCGCCGCGCGCGGGCCGTGGCGCGCTGAGCGGCGCGGCGGCCCGCATGGCCCCTGGCGATCCCGCGTCCGCCGCCGTGCCGCCGGGCGACGACGCGATCTACGAACGCATCCTCGCGGCGGTGCTCGAACGGCGCCTGCCGCCGGGCACGCCGCTGGTCGAGGAACAGCTCGCCGGCGCCTTCGGCGTCTCGCGCACGCGCATCCGCCCGGCGCTGACGCGCCTGGCCGCCGAGCACCTGGTGACGCTCACGCCGCACCGCCGCGCGACCGTCACCCGACCGACCGCGCAGGAAGCGCGCGAGGTGTTCGAGGCGCGCCGCCTGATCGAGCCCACGCTGGCGGCCTTCTTCGTCGAGCGCGCCACGGACGCCGACCTCGACGGGCTGCGCGCCTGCGTCGAGGCGGAAGAACAGGCCCGCCGACAGGGCGACGCCCGCCTCGCGATCCGGCTGGCCGGCGACTTCCACCTGCGGCTGTCGCAAGGCTCGGGCCACCTGACGCTCGGGCGCATCCTGCGCGGGCTGGTCTCGCGCACGACGCTGGTGCTCATGACCTACGGCGCGGAGCCGCGCGCGGCACCCGAGGCGGTCGCCGCCTGCGGCTGCCAGGACCATCGCGCGCTGATCGATGCCCTGCGCTCGCGCGATGCCGCCGGGGCCGCGCGCCGCATGGAGGAGCACCTCGCGCGACTGGAAGCGCAACTGTGCTTCGCGCCGCCCGCGCCGCCGCCGCCCGACCTGGCCCGGCTGTTCGCCGCCGGCTGCTGAACGCACCGCGCGCCGCTCCGCCCATCCGCCATTCTCCATCCCCACGCCAAGCGTCCCGACCGCCATGCCCCGCCTGCTCGTCCTCAACCCCAACACCTCCGCCGGCGTGAGCGCGCTGCTGGCCACCCACGTGCGGGCGGCCTGCGGCGACCGCGCGATCGCCGTGGACGTCGTCACGGCCCGGCTGGGCGCGCCCTACATCGCCTGCGAGGCCAGCTACGCCGTCGCCGGGCACGCCGTGCTCGACGCCTGGGCGAGCGCCGTGCGGCCGCCGGCCGACCCGCCCGGCGCCGTGCTGCTGGGCTGCTTCGGCGACCCGGGCCTGCTGGCGCTGCGCCAGTGCGCGACGGTGCCGGTGGTGGGGCTGGCCGAGGCGGCGTTCGACGAGGCGGCGCGACACGGTCGCTTCGCCGTGGTCACCGGCGGCGCGGCCTGGGCGCCGATGCTGCGGCGCCTGGCGCACGCCCTGGGCCATGGGGAGACGCTGGCCGCCATCGAGATCGTGGCGCCCACGGGCGCCGAGCTGGCCGCCGATCCGCCGATGGCCGCGCGCGTGCTGGCCCAGGCCTGCGCGCGCGCGGCCCGCGCCGAGGGGGTGGGGGCCGTCATCGTCGGGGGCGCCGGGCTGGCCGGCATGGCGGCGCGCCTCCAGGGCGCCGCGCCCGTGCCGCTGATCGACAGCGTGGCCGCCGGCGCGCGGCGGGCCCTGGCGGTGCTCGAGGCCGCGCCGTCGCGCGCGGTGTCGCGCTGCGCCGTGCCGTGGACGGGCGTGTCGGCTGAACTGCGCGACCTCGGCACGGGCTGAAGCAACGTCCCGCGCGCGCCCGGACACCGTCTCCGGCGGGTGACGGTCACGCGGCTGGTACAACGCCATCACGTCGCCTTGTAAGTAAAAAAGCTACGTTTCTTCAAATAGCATTTCTCCAGCGCACCGTTGCGCCGAGGAAGGAATGTCATGAACGTGGTTTCGGAAGAGAAGCGGCGCGTGTTCCACGCGCTGGACGCGGCGCGCGGGCTGGCCGCACTGGTCGTGGTGCTCTATCACATTCCCGGGTCGTTCCGGGGCACCCATTTCGGCAGCGGCTACCTCGCGGTCGACTTCTTCTTCGGGCTCAGCGGCTTCGTGCTCGCCCACGCCTACCTTGAGCGGCTGGGCACCGGCCGCATGACGTTGCGCGAATTCGCCGTGGCGCGGCTGATCCGCCTGTACCCGCTCTACGCGCTGTCGCTGGCGGTGCTGCTCGCGATCCTGGCCGTGATGGCGGCGACCGGCCTGCCGCTGCCCTGGTCGCCGATCGCCCTGGCCGGCAAGCTGCCGTTCGCCGTGGCGATGCTGCCGTCGCCCACGCTGGACGTCGAGGCCTACCTCTACGCCTTCAACATCCCGGCCTGGTCGATCCTGTTCGAGCTGGCGGTCAACCTGCTGTTCGCGCTGGTCGCCCGCCCCTTGCGCCACGCCCGC of the Comamonadaceae bacterium OTU4NAUVB1 genome contains:
- a CDS encoding GntR family transcriptional regulator, which gives rise to MAPGDPASAAVPPGDDAIYERILAAVLERRLPPGTPLVEEQLAGAFGVSRTRIRPALTRLAAEHLVTLTPHRRATVTRPTAQEAREVFEARRLIEPTLAAFFVERATDADLDGLRACVEAEEQARRQGDARLAIRLAGDFHLRLSQGSGHLTLGRILRGLVSRTTLVLMTYGAEPRAAPEAVAACGCQDHRALIDALRSRDAAGAARRMEEHLARLEAQLCFAPPAPPPPDLARLFAAGC
- a CDS encoding aspartate/glutamate racemase family protein, encoding MPRLLVLNPNTSAGVSALLATHVRAACGDRAIAVDVVTARLGAPYIACEASYAVAGHAVLDAWASAVRPPADPPGAVLLGCFGDPGLLALRQCATVPVVGLAEAAFDEAARHGRFAVVTGGAAWAPMLRRLAHALGHGETLAAIEIVAPTGAELAADPPMAARVLAQACARAARAEGVGAVIVGGAGLAGMAARLQGAAPVPLIDSVAAGARRALAVLEAAPSRAVSRCAVPWTGVSAELRDLGTG